GAAAGGGCCTGTAGAAACGAAAGATGGAAAATTATAACAAATTagcaaaatttgatcaaacccCTGAAAGGAAATCGAGGGAAATAGAGAGAAATGTGAACGTACAGTCGCTAGGGATGAGCAACGGTTATGGTAGACGGGTAACTGCGGTTATTtactcataaccgtttatactcatacccgcataaccgtttacccgttgggtaattgcataaacggttTTACCCATACCTTagccgtttataaacggttaaccatactcataacTGTTACCCATTTATCCGTTTTTGAACcccgtttatccttttttttacccatttacttttttttttcacccgtctacatgtttttttttttaacaacttaaaaattacaaaagaaaaatttatcataattttcgttttctaacaattaaacaccgttataggtacataattgaaataatagtttacgaacgatatttttCTACTACATTCAAGCAAGTCTTTAATTATAATCTATATGATTACAAAGAAAAgcttctaaaaataaaaagtagtcATCATCTTGAATACTAGATGATTCAAAGCTCCAAAATATTCTGAAACTAAATACTTTCGAACACCAATGGATTCATTTGCATAGAGGCAAATTGTGGCATTGTATAACACTGATGAGATTGAAAATTGTATACGATGCTCAGATGTATTAAACTAAAACAACAAATCTAACAAACGGTGATACTCCTGTAAGAACTTACTAGGCCCTGCATACTAATTTCGCATTGTAGAACACAAACGAGATTAAACATTAAGTATATGATCCTCAGATGAATAACACTAAACTAACAAATCTACCAAACAAGGATGTTACCCCAGTTTGAAGCACTAAGCCCTAACTTATACAGTCTAATTGTTTCGATCCAGTCAATGgacaaacaaatataaaaaaactaaacttTCATTGCCTCACAACCTCCGTAGAAACCCACTATAGTGAATTCTCTCAACTCTGAGTTCGGAGAGGAGAGATAGATGAGTGGCGGAGATGAGAGAGAACCTTCAGATCGACGTGGCGGAGTCCTCGCTTTCCTCTCCGAGCTTCAACGAGGTTCTCGTCGCCGAGACGATTTCCACTGAGATTTCTCGCCTCGAATCGGTATGTTCTATTAGCTCCGTTTGACTTCGTATAAAGAATTAGTGAATTAGTTGCTGATTTCAGGGTATTTTTTTAGGGAATCTTAATGATGATCACTTAACGaaaaagacatttttttctcaaaaaaatcaCTCGTAGtattattcacttacaacacatttttgtcattttgattaaaactcaaaattttcaagtcattttcattagtttttcttattttttaattggCCTTTCTTTTGTGTGGGATTTGTTCTCTTGTTTTGCTtttaattgggttttttttgtgGGATTTGATTCTTCTGCTCGAGATAGTTGTGTTTTGGGAATTCTATTACGTACATaatgttcttgaatttttgtgGGTTCAGTCAGGGTCTAATGAATTAACTGCTTCCGAGGGTTAttcatttcctttatttttttgagATTTGATGGTGTTTTTCATTAGCCTGGAATACCTTTTCCTGATGAACTTTgtgttggggcttaaaaagacttcactactttggagacgtttatctcacaaagaaggatgtaatgcagcggaattgataggcaagagaaagaaagaacactcaaatttttttacacaaatttttttttattcactcacaaactaatacaagaggaaacactcaaacactcttacaCTTCTTCACTCTTCTCTCACTTCTTGCTCTCTCTTGGTTGGTTGGTTACTTagcaatacacacacacacacacacacacacacacacacctatttataggcatgtTTGCCGACATTGGACATTGCTAGATCATTCTAGCTACTTATTATGCATGCCACTGACATAGGCTTTGCAATATCCATACACTACCTTCTAGTATATTCTTTAGCTTAGATATTTAGGTGGATAACCGACttagattgctggaattttCCAGCTACTTTTGCTGACAAAGattgctagaattgtctagcatgtTCAAGCATGCACCATCAATTAGCTTATGTTGCCTTTTCAGCATGGGCTGGACTCGGCCCAAGACTGGATTAGAATTCAACATACCCCTTTAATCTTGTCTTGTGACGCCGATTGAATTTCTCAATCTAATAAAGTCTTCTTGTTTGAGTGGCTTGGTGAATATGTCAGCGACTTGGTCTTGAGACTTCACATATTCCACTTGCACATCCTTTCTTGCAATGCACTCTCTTATGTAGTGATAACGGGTATCTATGTGCTTGCTCCTGTCATGAAATACTGGATTTTTTGCTAGAGCTATTGCAGACTTGTTGTCGACATAGATCTCTGTTGGCTCTTCTTGTGGCATGCTTAATTCTTTTAGCAAGTTTCTCAGCCAAATTGCATGGCAGACGCATGCGGTAGCAGCTACGTATTCAGCTTCGTAGGTAGAGAGTGACTATCGGTTGCTTCTTTAACATCCATGTGAGTGCAGTGTCTcccatgaagaacacaaatCCAGTAGTGCTTTTTCTATCATCGGAATCTCCTGCCCAATCACTGTCGCTATATCCAGCAAGTTTGTAGTTATCAGAACTTGAATAGAACAAGCCAAAGTTAACAGTACCTTTAAGGTATCGAAGAATTCTTTTGGTTGTCTTCAAATGTGTAGTTGTGGGATTCTCCATGTAGCGACTGACTAATCCGACAACATAGAGAATGGCTGGTCTTGTGCATGTCAAGTAGCGCAAGCTTCCAACTagacttttgaaaaatgttggatctaCGCTTTCTCCTTTGTCATGCTTGGTTAGTTTGACTCCGCACTCCACTGGTGTGCTTATGGGCTTGCAGTCgtccattttgaacttttttagtatctcctttgtgtagctttcttgggagatgaaaatACCTTTTTCgttctgcttgacttcaatgcctaGGTAGTATGCCATCAACCCGATGTCGGTCATCTCGAATTCTTTGGTCatcactctcttgaactcttcaTACATGCTTGGATCACTTCCAGTGAAGAttagatcatccacatataagcacacaatcaGTATATCTTCATGTTTGACTTTGACGTAGAGAGCATGTTCATGAGGGCACTTGATGAAGTTGTTTTCTTGGAAGTACTTGTCGATGCGACTATTCCATGCTCGTGGtgcttgttttaacccataaagGGCTTTTTTTCAGCTTCAGAACTTTGTCTTCATGCCCTTTGATTTCATAGCCTGATGGTTGCTGAATgtagacttcttcttcaaggactccatttaggaaagcggacttcacatccatttgttgaatcttccatttgttttgagttgccaaagaaattagtaatcgtATAGTTTCCAACTGAGCAACGGGTGCAAATACCTCATCATAGTCGATTCCGGCTATTTGACAATAGTCATTCGCCACTAATCTCACCTTGTATCTTTCGACCTCTCCGTTGGCATTCTTCTTTGTCTTATACACCCACTTGACTCTGATGGCTTTGTGTCATTTCGGAAGAATAGCGAGTTCCCAAGTATCATTTTTCTGGATTACTTCgatttcttcatccattgctttccTTCACTTAGTGTCTTGCACTGCTTCTTCGAAGTCGACTGGTTCACAATCAGCAAAGAGACAGAAAAGTGTAGGATTATCAAGTCTTTCAGCTACCTCATAGAGATCTCGTATACTTCTTGTGCGTGGTACTTCTCTTTCATTGAGGCTCCCACTTGACGATGCTGATGCTGGTGAATTACCATGATTGGTTGATGTTGGTGAAGCAGGTGGAGTAGTGGATTCTTGTTGAACCTCTCTTGCTTGCTCCATCATCCCTTGttcattctcttcttcaaactgAGGAAAAAAGCTGAGATCACTTGCATGAGAGCCAAAATcccattctccttcttcatcgacCATCACGTCTCGACTGATCACCGTCTTCCCATTGTTTGGATTATACAGCTTATAGCCTTTTGAATTTGAGTCATAGCCGATGAAGATGAACTTCTCACTTTTGTCGTCGAGTTTGGTTCTCCTTTCGTCTGGTACATGTACATGGGTTATGCTTCCAAAAACTCTTAGATAAGAGATACCTGGctttcttccactccatgcTTCTTGCAGAGTCTTTCCCCACACACTTCTTGTTAGAGACCGATTGGATAGGTAGACAGCACATGCTACAGCTTCTGCCCACAACTCTTTAGGCAATCTTTTACTTTTGAGCATGCTTCGAGCCATGTCGAGGAtggttcgattttttctttctgccataccattttgttgaggggatCTTGGAACTGTCAAAGGTCGACAAATTCCATTGGCTTCACAGAATTCTTGAAATTCCTTTGAAGTGAATTCTCCTTCTCGATCAGATCTCATGGCTTTGATCTTGCAAccactttctttttctacagcggctttgaacttcttgaatgCTCCAAAGACTTCTGATTTCTGCTTCAAGAAATATACCCaggttttccttgaaaaatcatcgatgaagagaaggaaataattatttttacccaaaaagCTTGGTTTTATTGGACCTCACACATCGGTGTGAATAAGCTCGAATGGCTTCTGGGCTCTTGTGGTCGACTCCTTTGGAAAGCTTTTCCTGAACTGTTTCCCAAGTAAACATCATTCGCAAACTTGATCAGGGTGACTGATGCACGGTAAGCCTCTCActatcttcttcttggataataACTCCAGTCCCCCAAAGTTAAGATGCCCAAAACGAAGATGCCAAAGGCAGGAAACATATCTTGAGATGCTTTGCAACATCATTTTGAATATTCATAGAAAACATCCTATTTTTTGACATTTGCACCTTGGCAATTAATCTTCCTTTTTCATCTCTAAGAAAAAGGCTATAATTTTTCATGTGAATATCATAACCTTTTTCTAAGAGTTGACCCAAGCTCAAAATGTTGCTTTTCATATTGGGCACGtagtagacatttgaaattaattggtgaCCGCCATTTTTCAGGGGAATTAGgatgttaccttttcctttgacgggtattttggattcgtctccaaaagaaacgttgCCACTCACCGATTCATTGAGCTCTATGAACATGCTTCTTCTTCCGCACATGTGGTTGCTAGCGCCGGTGTCAAGATACCAAGTATAGTCTTGGTCTCCATCATTGTTCTTGCATGCTAGTAGCACAACGCCATTatattctttctcttctttcacataattgaCCTTCTCATCAGGCctgttgcttggagctctacattcccaagcataatgcccaaacttttgacaattgtagcattgaacttgagatttttcatacctcaagtttgagCGCCCTCTTCCACGACCTTTTGTTGAGCTTCCTCCTCTTTCGTAGTTGCTATGGTTGTTGAAGTTCCAACCACGTCCACGTCCATGTCCACGTCCGCGTCCTCGACCACGACTTCTTTCGTACTAGCTTATCTCGTTATCgatgctttcttctttcttctttggctgAACATGCATCTTGAGGAGCTGTTCATCATTCCCTTGCCTTTTCttatgtttctcttcatatgCTTGTAGCGAACCCATCAATTGCTCTATACtaatttcttccaagtttttagtttcttcaatcGTCACGACAATGTGCTCGAACTTGGGGTCCAACGAGCGTAGTatcttctccataattctaacaTCGTCTAACTTTTCtccgtttctttttaattgattggaaacggctaagactcttgagaaataatcagagattgattcagaccctttcatttgtagagattcgAACTCACCTCTTAATACTTGAAGACGAACCTTTTTCACTTGTTCGGCTCCCTTGTAAGAAGTTTGAAGCTTCTCCCATGCTTGCTTGGCAGAGGTTGCACACGAGACCTTCTCAAAGCCATTGTCATCTAATGCTTGGTAGATGAGGTAGAGAGTCTTCTTGTCTTtctttcttgaatctttcaaactctccttctggGTTTGGGACAGAGTAGCTTCATCTTCTGGCTCAGTGTAGCATTTCTCCACGACTTCCCATACATCATGTGCTCCCAAAAGGGCcttcattttgatactccaATTATCGAAGTTGTTATTGTCGAGCACTGGAACTTGGAAGGCTGCCATATCGTTGCTAGCCATAGCTCTGGTACCACtttgttggggcttaaaaagacttcactactttggagacgtttatctcacaaagaaggaTGTAATGCAacggaattgataggcaagagaaagaaagaacattCAAAGTTTtttacacaaattttttttattcactcacaaactaataaaagaggaaacactcaaacactcttacaCTTCTTCACTCTTTTCTCACTTCTTGCTCTCTCTTGGTTGGTTGGTTACTTagcaatacacacacacacacacacacacacctatttataggcatgtTTGCCGACATTGGACATTGCTAGATCATTCTAGCTACTTATTATGCATGCCACCGACATAGGCTTTGCAATATCCATACACTACCTTCTAGTATATTCTTTAGCTTAGATATTTAGATGGATAACCGACttagattgctggaattttCCAGCTACTTTTTCCGACAAAGattgctagaattgtctagcatgtTCAAGCATGCACCATCAATTAGCTTGTGTTGCCTTTTCAGCATGGGCTGGACTTGGCCCAAGACTGGATTAGAATTCAACACTctggtgaatttttttttgaccGAATAAGTTCTAATTCCTTGGTGGTTTAGCTTTACAGTAAATTCCATGTGAACTCTAATttggtacatttttttttaatggaattGATCAAACTTGTGTACTTGGTAGATTTATGCTGTTTGTGGAATTTCGAGTCTGTATGAACCCGATTAAATCGGGTGAGAATTTATACATGAGGATTTCGAAATTGATTGTCTTATATGGTTTTCTCTATGCTGGAATTCTGTTTAATGGGTTAGTCCGGAGTTTCAGGAAGTTTAATGGGTTAGTCATTGGGTGATCGGGTTTTTCTTTGTATAACAATTTGATTTGCTGCTTAATTTTTGGGAAATTCTGACAGACAATCAACAGCGTAATTGAATATCAATTGCAATGAAAGAATTAGAGCAAAAGAATGAGCCTTTACACTTGTAGCGCTGTTAGACGAAATTTTTGGGTGAAATCTTGTATTAATGATGCTAAACCAGTCAGTTCTGCATTTTTGGTGATTTCTTCATTCATACTTTTTATGCTTGTTGGATGTCCTGTTTCTTTGTGTGCATACCAAAATCTATATCCAGGATTATGTTCTTTTGATATGCATGGAATGTGTCCGCTCACCTACTTGTTTTCTCTTTTACCAGGTTCTGAGTTGCACAGAGACGATGAGCTTGTAGCGGCGGAAGATCGGCTCGAACAGAGAACGCCAAACAAGGTAATTATGACGCTTGAGTTTTGTTTGAATCATACTCCCAATGTTTTGGATCGTGATGGAGTTGATTGAAGCTTGAAAGGAGGAGTTAGGGTTTGTGTTCATCGGAGAAGAATTGAGATTAGTAGGctgagaagaagaaggattcgCGATCACCGGAGAAGAAGCAGCATGTGCGGCCACTGGAGAGGAAGAGTTAGAAGAATTTGCTGCCATTGATGAACAAGATTGAAGGTTTGCAGACGGAATCTATGGTGTTTGGTAAGTAGGAAAATAAGCAAGAAAATAGCCAAAGAGGATCGGAGTCAGTGGACTTAGGCTAGAGATAACATACTGAGAAATGATTTCATTTGTTGGTTGAATTATAATTAGTTACACTAAGGTATATATATACCTAGATTTACACAGGTAAAGAAAATAGTTACAGTGGTAACTATTCTAACAACTAACCAACTTTTACTAAAGCTAGCTTTTACTAGATTCTTTTACAACGGTATCTTGCTCTTCAATTAATAATGCTGTAATGGAGTCTTCTGCAGTCAAGTTTGTCCCGAACATACATTCAGGAAGCCACAGTGACACTGGATCAAGGGATTCCATGGATGACGAACACATTCGGATCGATGATCAATCTGCCCATGTGGGGCCTCGCTTCAAGTGTCCCTTTCCAAGTGCATTTTATGCGGTTTTTGACGGTCATGGAGGGCCTGAGGCAGCTGCTTATATCAAAAGGAATGCCATGAGACTATTCTTTGAAGATGCTGATTTACCGCAGAGAATGGATATGGATGCTGTTTTCTTCAGAGAGTTGGAGAATTCCCACAGGAAAGCATTTCTACTGGCAGACCATGCCTTGGCTGATGAACAAAGTGTGAGAAGTTCGTGTGGAACAACAGCTTTGACTGCTCTTATACTTGGAAGGCATTTAATGGTTGCAAATGCTGGTGACTGTCTAGCGGTTCTTTGCAGGAAAGGAATAGCAGTTGACATGTCTCAAGATCATAGACCTAGTTACTTGCCGGAACGTATGCGAGTTGAGCAGTTGGGTGGTTACATTGATGATGGATATCTTAACGGTTCTATCTCAGTCACTCGAGTTCTTGGAGATTGGGGCTTAAAATTACCATTGGGTTCCTCATTGCCTCTCATTGCCGAGCCAGATGTTCAGCAGGTTAACAGAATATAATGagttttttttatcattgattGTGATGGGATCTGGGATGTCATTTCAAGCCAATATGCTGTGAGTCGGGTTCGGCATGGGCTGAGGAGGCACGATGACCCCCAACAGTGTGACAAAGAGCTCGTCAAGGAAGCACTGCGCCTGAACACATCAGATAACCTCACAGTTATTGTTGTGCGCCTCTCTACCCCAGAACATGTTGAGTTCCCTCGCCAGCGCCCGAGGTTGAGAACCTGCAGCCTCTCGGAGGAAGCACGCAGCCGGCTGAGAAGCTTGTTAGAAGGCAATTGAATGTAAATAGTAGTCAATTCCCATTGACTGAGGCCTAATGGGAGATGCTTTTTAAAACTCTTTGTGGTTGTTTCAGATTTTAGGTTTAGAAACAAAGAAGCCGCCAGTTTTGCGAGAACAGGACTGATTGTGTTGGATTGTAGCGGTAAGACGGAATTTACATTTGAGCTTGGTCTTGTTTTAGATGAATTGGGTTATTTACATTAATCTTAATTTTctgattattttaaataattgaatttgtTTCGAGGGAACTCTCTCTTCATCCAAACTggctatgtttttttttttggttgttgaGAATATATGACTGATGGGGAATTGTTGGGCACGACCGGACGGAGATCATCTTATTAGTATCTCTCATCATAGGGCACAAATACTAATAAACGAGTGATATTACATGTTAGAATCTCTCTGCTACCGACAAGGGCGGAGCCAGGATTTTTTTCTTGGGTGGGCTAGTTGAAAATAGTACCATAAAatcatatgtttatttttttgcttatataaaatatataataatcaatatAAAAGAACAACAATATAATATAAACTATTCTCAAAATTATAACCCTAACCGATAAATTCAAGGAccaaataaataattaacctactaattaaatcaagaataagtaaataaagagattaagaaCGTACCAAAGGTGACATTCATTGAAAAATTGCAACGGAAAGTCAGGAATTGCGGAGATAGGGATTTAATTGTGTATTTAAAGAATTTATTAATCTTTTCTTGAGTAAGAAGCACAGAGGCTAAATTACATAGGGTAAATGGTCGGTTTCTTTAAAGAATAGAATAAAGGGGGACTGGAGATAaaactaatttataatttttagcaTAAAACTATTATTTACTACCTCTCCTatactaaatatacattaaataataatatgtaTTGAAATTGAGTAGGCTATAAGCATGAGTTTACAAAAGAATAGATCTATTCAcaaacccatttttacttccaaCACAGCCTTATTAATATTTTGTCAGTGatcattttcaattcattcgatctaaAAAACCGACAATTAAGAGAAgcgtgtaagaagtaaaaataagtacATGAATAACACTACCCTTACAGAAAACCTCCCTGGGCTACAACCCACCTTAACCTTGTGGGTGGCTACGCCATTGGCTACCGATGAATTTGGCGTTGATATTGTTTTAGTTGGCAGAAGACAAATAACCTCATCATCTTTGGGGGCAATTGTTCCTCCACCAAACATCCAAATTGGTGATATGCTGAGAGTCTGCGAGGCTCtaccattttctccattttgtattttttgctTCAATCCatctcttacgaagatcgatggaaaaatatatagatatgaaaaaggatttgcacatgatctttatagatttggaaaaagaataTGATAGAGTCCCAAGAGACATTTTTTAGAGGATTTCAATAGTAGTTTATGCCGCGGGTGAAGCCCGTCTTCTCAAATTTGGTGGCATAATAGTTAACCTCATCCTCAGGCAACCAACTTGGCAAGACAATAGGAGCATCTGTGGGACGTCCAAATCCTTTGCCTTTAGGGTAGGAAAAGTGGACCGAGGTTCCTATATGTTAGAAACTCCTTCAAAACTCTTGTAGTGCCCATCTGAGCAAACTCAGCTTCTATCACTCCTGAATCCTGCAAATATGAGTAATTTGTCTAGTCATAAGCAAAAATTGCAATTGATATGCGAGTGTGCGATTTCGAAATTACAGAGATATTATCTTGTcaaacaaacaataatattttcaAACAAACCCAATTTTATTACTAATGCTCCATGCACTCCATGAAGCCAATGGAAAGATTCCCATGAAAAAGTATGGTAGCAAACACATATGCTCATGAAATAGAGACCACATAGAGAGATTGTGATACATGGTTTTTGTCAACATCCATAGAAGTGTTAGTCTGTTGTTGTTGTTAGCCATGGCTGAACTCACACTCCAATTCTCAAAGTGTCCATTTCTAGACGGCGTCATCGCTTTCTGCTGCTGGTGGTACTTATATGGTTGCTGATATCTTGTGTCCACACACCCTCCAATACGATTATTGTCATTAATagagttaaaaatcaaatgggtgtaaagataaatccccgtattgaattgggtttgttggggtattttaggtagtaaatttgggtttaaagagatactgataatttatttaaaaatcaaatgggtgcaaAAAGAAAGTTGTGTGTAGAAAAAGATtacatgagtttaaataaaatttcccttaacAAAATATGTCAATATTCTCATCACATGAATTTAAAGATGATAT
The nucleotide sequence above comes from Malus sylvestris chromosome 16, drMalSylv7.2, whole genome shotgun sequence. Encoded proteins:
- the LOC126609106 gene encoding uncharacterized protein LOC126609106 yields the protein MASNDMAAFQVPVLDNNNFDNWSIKMKALLGAHDVWEVVEKCYTEPEDEATLSQTQKESLKDSRKKDKKTLYLIYQALDDNGFEKVSCATSAKQAWEKLQTSYKGAEQVKKVRLQVLRGEFESLQMKGSESISDYFSRVLAVSNQLKRNGEKLDDVRIMEKILRSLDPKFEHIVVTIEETKNLEEISIEQLMGSLQAYEEKHKKRQGNDEQLLKMHVQPKKKEESIDNEIS
- the LOC126606890 gene encoding LOW QUALITY PROTEIN: probable protein phosphatase 2C 13 (The sequence of the model RefSeq protein was modified relative to this genomic sequence to represent the inferred CDS: substituted 2 bases at 2 genomic stop codons), which translates into the protein MESSAVKFVPNIHSGSHSDTGSRDSMDDEHIRIDDQSAHVGPRFKCPFPSAFYAVFDGHGGPEAAAYIKRNAMRLFFEDADLPQRMDMDAVFFRELENSHRKAFLLADHALADEQSVRSSCGTTALTALILGRHLMVANAGDCLAVLCRKGIAVDMSQDHRPSYLPERMRVEQLGGYIDDGYLNGSISVTRVLGDWGLKLPLGSSLPLIAEPDVQQVNRIXXVFFIIDCDGIWDVISSQYAVSRVRHGLRRHDDPQQCDKELVKEALRLNTSDNLTVIVVRLSTPEHVEFPRQRPRLRTCSLSEEARSRLRSLLEGN